A genome region from Alicyclobacillus acidocaldarius subsp. acidocaldarius DSM 446 includes the following:
- a CDS encoding L,D-transpeptidase: MANYEIIVDLSDRRLYLLEAGKVIRAFPVGIGKMVTRTPIGQYTIVNKEPNPGGPFGAYWMGLSKPHYGIHGTNDPSSIGKLVSHGCIRMYNKDVIWLAHTVPLGTPVTIRP; the protein is encoded by the coding sequence GTGGCGAACTATGAAATCATCGTCGATCTTTCCGATAGGCGACTCTATCTACTGGAAGCGGGGAAGGTAATCCGCGCATTTCCCGTCGGGATCGGCAAGATGGTGACCCGGACGCCCATCGGGCAGTACACCATCGTGAACAAAGAGCCGAATCCCGGCGGGCCCTTTGGCGCGTACTGGATGGGCCTGTCCAAGCCGCACTACGGCATTCACGGCACGAACGATCCGTCGAGCATCGGCAAGCTCGTCTCGCACGGGTGCATCCGCATGTACAACAAGGACGTCATCTGGCTCGCCCACACGGTGCCGCTAGGAACGCCGGTGACGATACGGCCGTAG
- a CDS encoding potassium/proton antiporter — translation METFLLILSLILLAGVWSAHLGNRLGFPVLIGFVAIGMLLGPGGLRLGPHVPLSAAQSIGYLALILILFEGGLHTPFDRIRSVWKPALSLATAGVVISGAILTTMAHALLHLPWYAAALFGVAVSSTDAASVFAILGRQPLRRRLVDVLEVESGTNDPMAFFLTILLIQWSEHGIGRPWSALGYAISTFALQMAMGLIAGAVIGYLGSLANQRIKLDTGGLYPTLSLAFALLSYSVAVLLHGSGFLAVYTAAVVMGNRRLEHRHSILRFHEGLSWTMHIVMFVVLGLQISPARLGSILVPGVLLAAGALFLARPVAVWISTIGMRFSAAEKVFISWAGLRGAVPIVLVLTAMLSPAYTPAPMLDAVFFVVIASTIVQGLTVRPLAAKLDLLERAPSGDLLELVRIARENAVITPVEVDASSDLVGRKMIEIEFPENTLCYAIVRGDQVIVPRGATELQAGDHLLILSDRRNIRRLRRLFGAERMGPAEMLP, via the coding sequence ATGGAGACTTTCCTGCTGATCTTGTCTTTGATTCTGCTAGCTGGCGTTTGGTCCGCACACCTCGGCAATCGGTTGGGCTTCCCGGTTCTCATCGGCTTCGTGGCCATCGGCATGCTGCTCGGCCCGGGCGGACTTCGCCTCGGCCCGCACGTCCCCCTCTCCGCCGCGCAGTCCATCGGCTATCTCGCGCTCATTCTCATCCTGTTCGAAGGCGGCCTGCACACGCCGTTCGATCGCATCCGCAGCGTGTGGAAACCCGCCCTGTCGCTCGCGACCGCGGGCGTCGTCATCAGCGGCGCCATCCTGACCACCATGGCGCACGCGCTGCTGCATCTCCCTTGGTACGCGGCGGCGCTTTTCGGCGTGGCGGTAAGTTCGACGGACGCCGCTTCGGTCTTCGCCATCCTCGGCCGGCAGCCGCTGCGCCGGCGCCTGGTGGATGTCCTGGAAGTGGAATCGGGCACGAACGATCCCATGGCGTTCTTTCTGACCATCCTGCTCATTCAATGGTCGGAGCACGGCATCGGCAGACCGTGGAGCGCCCTCGGTTACGCGATCTCGACCTTCGCCCTGCAGATGGCGATGGGCCTGATTGCGGGGGCCGTGATCGGATACCTGGGCTCGCTGGCGAATCAGCGCATCAAACTCGACACAGGCGGCCTGTACCCGACGCTCTCCCTCGCGTTTGCGCTGCTCAGCTACAGCGTCGCCGTCCTCCTGCACGGCAGCGGCTTTCTCGCCGTCTACACCGCCGCGGTGGTGATGGGCAATCGGCGGCTGGAGCACCGCCACAGCATCCTGCGGTTTCACGAGGGGCTGTCCTGGACCATGCACATCGTGATGTTCGTCGTGCTGGGCCTACAAATTTCCCCCGCGCGGCTTGGGTCCATCCTCGTGCCGGGCGTGCTGCTCGCGGCAGGCGCCCTCTTTCTGGCGCGGCCCGTCGCTGTCTGGATCTCGACCATCGGCATGCGCTTCTCCGCGGCGGAGAAGGTGTTCATCTCGTGGGCCGGGCTGCGCGGCGCGGTGCCCATCGTACTCGTGCTGACCGCCATGCTCTCGCCCGCCTACACGCCCGCGCCAATGCTGGACGCCGTGTTTTTCGTCGTCATTGCGTCGACGATTGTCCAGGGCCTCACCGTCCGGCCGCTCGCCGCGAAGCTCGATCTGCTGGAGCGCGCCCCGTCCGGCGACCTGCTTGAACTGGTCCGCATCGCGCGCGAAAACGCCGTGATCACGCCGGTCGAGGTGGACGCTTCGTCCGATCTCGTCGGGCGAAAGATGATCGAGATTGAGTTTCCGGAGAACACGCTGTGCTACGCCATCGTGCGGGGCGATCAGGTCATTGTGCCGCGCGGCGCGACCGAGCTTCAGGCGGGCGATCACCTGCTGATTCTGTCGGACAGGCGAAACATCAGGCGGCTGCGGAGGCTGTTTGGCGCGGAGCGAATGGGGCCGGCGGAGATGTTGCCGTAG
- the aroF gene encoding 3-deoxy-7-phosphoheptulonate synthase yields the protein MLVIRHGKVDLKQEMMKAGLGEWVRSLYPAGAGVSVLAAKEPGLAERVARVFGVTEVREISRPYALASREYKPEDTVVEVRGHRIGAGGVTIMAGPCSVESLENIVDVAKAVKRLGGHVLRGGAFKPRSSPYSFQGHGEEGLKMMAAAREMTGLPIVSEVMEPSLVDLVAEYVDILQIGARNMQNYPLLREAGRSGKPVLLKRGLSATIEEWLMAAEYILAQGNPNVILCERGIRTYETATRNTLDLNAIPVVKSLSHLPVLVDPSHGVGKRAFVRPMARAGVAAGADGVIVEIHPVPDQAMSDAAQTIDYEEFGRMVQEVNRVAQALAESEDGASAREMVGV from the coding sequence ATGCTGGTGATTCGCCACGGGAAGGTGGATTTGAAGCAGGAGATGATGAAGGCGGGTCTTGGAGAGTGGGTTCGCTCCCTCTACCCTGCCGGTGCGGGCGTGAGCGTGCTCGCGGCCAAGGAACCCGGGCTCGCCGAGCGCGTGGCGCGAGTCTTTGGCGTGACTGAGGTACGCGAGATCTCCCGGCCGTACGCCCTCGCGAGCCGCGAGTACAAGCCGGAAGACACCGTCGTCGAGGTCCGCGGCCACCGCATCGGCGCGGGCGGCGTGACCATCATGGCCGGGCCGTGCTCGGTGGAGTCGCTCGAGAACATCGTCGATGTCGCGAAGGCCGTGAAGCGCCTCGGCGGGCACGTGCTGCGCGGCGGCGCCTTCAAGCCGCGGTCCAGCCCGTACTCGTTTCAGGGCCACGGCGAAGAGGGCCTGAAGATGATGGCCGCGGCGCGCGAGATGACCGGCCTGCCGATTGTGTCGGAGGTCATGGAGCCAAGTCTCGTCGATCTCGTCGCCGAGTACGTGGACATCCTGCAGATTGGCGCGCGCAACATGCAGAACTACCCGCTCCTGCGGGAAGCCGGGCGATCCGGCAAGCCCGTGCTCCTGAAGCGCGGCCTCTCGGCCACGATTGAAGAGTGGCTGATGGCGGCCGAGTACATCCTGGCGCAGGGGAACCCGAACGTGATTTTGTGCGAGCGCGGCATCCGCACGTACGAGACGGCCACGCGCAACACGCTCGATTTGAACGCCATCCCGGTGGTCAAGTCGCTCTCTCACCTGCCCGTGCTCGTCGATCCGTCCCACGGCGTCGGCAAGCGCGCGTTTGTGCGGCCCATGGCCCGCGCCGGCGTGGCGGCCGGAGCGGACGGCGTCATCGTCGAGATTCACCCGGTGCCGGACCAGGCGATGTCCGACGCGGCGCAGACCATCGACTACGAGGAGTTCGGCCGCATGGTGCAAGAGGTGAACCGCGTGGCGCAGGCGCTGGCGGAATCGGAAGATGGCGCGAGCGCGCGGGAGATGGTGGGGGTGTGA